TGCGGCTGCAGCTTTTCCAGCGCGATCGATTTTTCCTCGCGCAGCATGCGCGCGCAGTCGTCGGCGGGCGCGGGCCGCCCGAACAGATAGCCCTGGATCTCGTCGCAGCCACTCTGCGCCAGCAGCGCCAGCTGCCCTTCCGTCTCCACCCCTTCCGCGATCACGTGGAGCCTGAGGCCATGCCCCATCGCGATCACGGCGCGCGAGATCGCCAGGTCGTCCGGGTCCGACGTCAGGTCGCGCACGAACGACTGGTCGAGCTTGAGCCGGTCGACCGGGAAGCGCTTCAGGTAATTCAGGTTCGAATACCCGGTGCCGAAATCGTCGATGGCCAGGCGCACGCCGATCTCCCGCAGCTTGCACAGGATGTCGACGGTCTTCTGCGGGTCTTCCATCGACGCGCTTTCCGTCAGCTCCAGTTCGAGCAGCTCCGGTTCGAGCCCGGTCTCGGCGAGGATGCGGCCGACCGTGTCCACGACCCGTTCCGAGAACTGGCGCGCCGACAGGTTGACCGAGACCGGCACGCCGCGCAGGCCGGCCTGCTGCCATGCGCGGCATTGTTCGCACGCCTTGCGCAGCACGCGCTCGCCGATCGACAGGATCAGGCCCGTCTCTTCCGCCAGCCCGATGAAGCGGCCCGGCGGAATCAGGCCCTGCTCCGGATGCTGCCAGCGCAGCAGCGCTTCGAACCCGATGATGCGCCCGGTCTTGAGGCTCGCCTGCGGCTGGTAGTAGACGGTCAGCTCGTCGCGCTCGAGCGCGCGCCGCAAGGCGTTCTCGAAGCGGAAGCGCTCGTACACGCCGTCGTTCAGTTCCGGGCGATAGAAGGCGTAGCGCTCGTCCTTGCTGGCCAGGGCGCGCTGCAGCGCGGCCTCGGCATCCTGCGTGAGGCCGTCGTAGTCGTCGGCGTCGTTCGGGAACAGCGCGATGCCGACGCACGGGTCCAGGTGGACTTCCTCGTCCTGGTACATGTAGATCTGGTCCATCCGCTCCAGTACCTGGCGCGCCAGCGCGGCCAGTTCCGCCTCGTTCGCGCGCAACGCGACGAGCGCGAACGTGCGCTCGCCCGTGCGCGCGACGGTGAGGTCGGCGTCGCCGAGTTCGGAGAGGCGGGCCGCCGCCTGGCGCAGCAGCGCCTGTTCGGCTTCCAGCCCGAGGCTGGCCCGGATCACCTGCAGGCGCGTCATGCGCACCAGCATGTAGCCGAGCAGCGGTTTGCCCTCGATGACGCGGGCCTGCATCTGGCGCACGCGGTCGCGCAGCAGCACGTCGTTCGGCAGACCGGTCTCGCGGTCGAAGTTGGAGAGGTAGCGCAGCTTTTCCTCGGCGCGGCGCAGCTCCGTCACGTCCATCCCCGTCGTGACCACGTATTGCACGCTGCCGTCGGCGCGGCGCAGCATCGTCGACGACCAGATCACCGAACGCACGCTGCCGTCGCGGGCGAGCCATTCGCCGCTCTGCTGCACCGGCACGGCGCCGGCCGGCGACGCGTTGAAGTCCACGGGGGCGTTGTCGGTGCGGCGGAACAGGTCGCGGAACGGCCGGCCCAGCACCTCGTCCGCGCGCCAGCCCGAGCTCTGTTCGCAGGCCGGGTTGAACAGGCGGATATTGCCGTCGCCGTCGAACACGCAGACGAGCGCCCCGGACAGATTCACCACGGCCGACAGCAGCGCGCGTTCCGACTCCAGCGCGGCCGTGCGCTCGTCCACCAGCCGCTCCATGTTCCCGTACAGGTGCGCGCGCTCGATGGCGACGGCGATCTGGCTGCCGACCGTCTCCAGCACCTGCCGGTCGTCGTCGGCGAGCGGCCGCTCGCCGAGCGTCAGGCACATCATCCCGCGGCTGCGCACGCCGGTCGACAGCGGCACGCGCAGGCTCGGCTCACCGCGGCACATGGCGCGCGCGACGCCCGCCGGCTGTCCCGGCTCCGCCGTCACGGCGCACTCGCACGGCGCCACCGGGGCGCCGGTGGCGTCGCGCGCGACGGCGAACGCCGGACGGCCGTCGAGCCCGATCAGCCGGATCGTGGCCCCCGTCACGCCCGGCAGATCCAGCACGCGGTCGAGCGCGCGCTCGGCCACGTCCTGCTCGGACAGCACCGGATTGATCGCCTCGGCGACGCGGTACAGGCCTTCGAGCGACTGGTACGAATGCTTGATGCGCTCCTGCTGGGTGCGCAGCTGCTCCGTCATGTGGATCGCTTCTTCGTACGTCGAGATCAGCAGGTCGAAGATCTGCTGCCGTTCCGCCGTGATGAAATGGGTCTGCCCGCCGAGGCTGATCTTCATCCCCAGCTGCACCCGCTCGTTCGAGCGCAGCGCGCGGTTGGCGAGGATGAAGCGGATGCGGCCCAGCAGATAGTCGGCCTCGAACGGCTTGCGGATGAAATTGTCGGCGCCGCAGTCCAGGCCCTTGATCACGTCGTACAGGCTGGAGAGGGACGTGAGCAGGATCACCGGCACGTCGCGCAAGCGCTCGTCCTGCTTGATCGCCTTGCACATCTCGAAGCCGTCCATGCGCGGCATGTTTATGTCGGTCACGACCAGGGTCGGCGGACGCTGTCGGGCTTCCTCCAGGCCCGCGCGCCCGTCGACGGCGATGCGCACGCCATAGCCCGCATTTGCCAACAGTTGCGCCAGCTGGCGGGCCTGGGTGGCGCTGTCCTCCACCACCAGGATCTCGATGTCGTTCTCGTTAGCGGGAGACGTGTTCATGGAGGGTCTCCATTCGTTGAAAAAACCGTGGACGGAAACGGCTCGGCCGGCAGGCGCGCCAGCACCTTGCCGATTTCCGCCGGTTCGAGCACCAGCATCGCAGCATCGAGGCGCAGGGCTTCGCCGGGCATGCCGTACACGACGGCGCTGGCGCGGTCCTGCGCGATCGTGAGCGCGCCCTGCTCGCGCAATACCTTGAGTTCGGCCGCGCCGTCCTTGCCCATGCCGGTCAGGAGGACGGCCGCCGTGGCCGGGCGCAGTTCCGGATCGATGGCGCGGAACAGGTAGGACACGGACGGGCGCATGCCGTGTTCCGGGGGCGCCTGCAGGAGCCGGCCGATCAGCCCCGGCCCCAGCGCCGCCTGCCAGCCCTCGGGCACCAGGTAGGCGCGCCCGCCCGTGAGCGCCGCGCCGTCGTGCAGCACTTCCACCGGGTAGCCGCTGGCATCGGCCAGCCATGTGGCCAGGCCGTCCATGAAGCCGGGCGCGAGGTGCTGGACGATCACCACCGGCAGCGGAAAGCCGGGCGGCAGTTCGGCCAGGATGTCGCGCAGGACGGTCGGCCCGCCCGTCGACGCGCCGATCGCGATCAGGCGCCGCGGCGCCCCCTGCAGCGGCCGCGCCGCGCGCCGCGCATCGCTCCAGCGCCGCACGACGCGCACCTCGGCCATCGCCTTCACGGTGCGCACCAGCTCGCGGGCGCTGTCGGCGTGCAGCGGATGGCCGATGCCGTACGGGCGCCGCACGAGCACCAGCGCGCCCGCCCCGATCGCGCGGAAGCTCGCGTCGACCTCGGCCCGGTCCTCGCTGCCGCTGACGACGACGATGCGCGTGGGGCACGTCTGCATGATGCAGCGGATCGCCTCGTAGCCGTCCATGCGCGGCATCTGCAGGTCCATCGTGATCACGTCCGGCTTGAGTTCGTGCGCCATCCGCACCGCTTCCTCGCCGTCGGCGGCGCACCCGACCACCGCCAGCCCCGGCGCCGTACCGAGGATGTGCACGAGCAGCTCGCGCACCGAATTCGAATCGTCGACCACCAGCACGCGGATCATGGCGCCTCCATCCCGGCGACGCGGCGCACCGTCGCCAGCAGGCGGTCCTGGTCGAAGCTGCCCTTGGTGAAATAGGCGTCGGCGCCGGCGCGCAGGCCGGCCTCGCGCTGTTCCGGCGTCTGCAGCGACGTCACCAGGATCACCGGCAGCTCGGCGGTCGCCGGGTTGGCGCGGATGCTGGCGGTGAGCGCCAGGCCGTCCATATTCGGCATTTCCACGTCGCTCACCACCGCGTCGTAGCGGCCGGCGCGCAGCCGCGACAGCGCGTCCAGACCGTCCTCCGCCGTGTCGACGCTGCAGCCGGCGCCTTCCAGGATGTGCTTGAGCAGCAGGCGCGACGTGACGGAGTCCTCGACGACGAGCACGCGCCGCGGTCCGGGCGCGGCGACAGGCGCGGCGGGTGCGGCGGACGCGCCCGCGAACCCGCGGCCGGCGATGTCCTCCAGCGCCAGCACGGGCGCCAGCGTCCCGTCGCCCAGCTGCGCCGCGCCGCTGAACCAGCGCACCCGGCGCAGCAGCGGGCCGAAACTCTTCGGCAGCAGGTCCTGCTCGGCGACGATGGCGTCGACCAGCATGCCGAACGCCTGCCCGGCCGCGCTCGCGACGAGCACCACGCCCCGCCCCCGCGCCTCGTCCGCCGCCCGGGCCGGTTTCGCCGTGCCGAACAGCGCGGCGAGGCGCACAAGCGGCAGCACGCGCGTCCCGGCCAGCACGGTCTCGCGGCCCTCGACCGTCCGGATGTCGGCCTGGGCTTCGCTGCGCACCGCTTCGAGGCCCGTCAGCGGCACCGCGTAGCGCGCGCCCGCGACCTCCACGACGAGCGCGCGCAGGTTCGCCACGCCGACCGGCAGCAACAGTTCGAACGTGGCGCCGGCCCCCGGCATCGTGGCGACGACGAGCTGCCCGCCGTTGGCCGCCACCTTGTCGGCCACGATGGCCAGCCCCATCCCCCGTCCCGACACGTGGGTGACCTCGGACCGGGTCGACACGCCGGCGCGCAGCGCCAGCTGCAGGCGCTGCTGCTCGCTCATCTGCGCCAGCTCGGCGTCCGGCAGGCCCGTGCGCCGGACCGCCGCCTGTGCCAGGGCCGCCGTATCGATGCCGGCGCCGTCGTCGTCGATCCGCACCGACACCATGCGCGCGTCGCGCTGCGTCACCGCGATCGCGATGCGCCCGGCGGGATC
This genomic stretch from Massilia putida harbors:
- a CDS encoding chemotaxis protein CheB, which encodes MIRVLVVDDSNSVRELLVHILGTAPGLAVVGCAADGEEAVRMAHELKPDVITMDLQMPRMDGYEAIRCIMQTCPTRIVVVSGSEDRAEVDASFRAIGAGALVLVRRPYGIGHPLHADSARELVRTVKAMAEVRVVRRWSDARRAARPLQGAPRRLIAIGASTGGPTVLRDILAELPPGFPLPVVIVQHLAPGFMDGLATWLADASGYPVEVLHDGAALTGGRAYLVPEGWQAALGPGLIGRLLQAPPEHGMRPSVSYLFRAIDPELRPATAAVLLTGMGKDGAAELKVLREQGALTIAQDRASAVVYGMPGEALRLDAAMLVLEPAEIGKVLARLPAEPFPSTVFSTNGDPP
- a CDS encoding hybrid sensor histidine kinase/response regulator — protein: MTDEQFLQRLRGIFNEEAREHLAQIDVGLVALEQAPEPQRDALLERVLKVLHTLKGAARTVDELELEYLCHALESVLAAARESGVHATAEQFDLLHKAAAAARQVVDAPGLRSRKVAGMLAEQVDAVARALLAQASAPPDAAPAPGFPMPGTPGSQPEPEPEPEPEPGAGPDDGADDGTGERIRIDGRCIDAIRTHVEALLPVELKVRHHVEELRALAADIATRRREDPARGSSDDGVRIELACTRLASSLEHTGRELHGVRARLFDAALETALVPSAAALNELPALVRNLARGHGKEVRLEMRGADVDIDRRVLGVVREALIHLVTNAVDHGIETPAQRKAAGKDPAGRIAIAVTQRDARMVSVRIDDDGAGIDTAALAQAAVRRTGLPDAELAQMSEQQRLQLALRAGVSTRSEVTHVSGRGMGLAIVADKVAANGGQLVVATMPGAGATFELLLPVGVANLRALVVEVAGARYAVPLTGLEAVRSEAQADIRTVEGRETVLAGTRVLPLVRLAALFGTAKPARAADEARGRGVVLVASAAGQAFGMLVDAIVAEQDLLPKSFGPLLRRVRWFSGAAQLGDGTLAPVLALEDIAGRGFAGASAAPAAPVAAPGPRRVLVVEDSVTSRLLLKHILEGAGCSVDTAEDGLDALSRLRAGRYDAVVSDVEMPNMDGLALTASIRANPATAELPVILVTSLQTPEQREAGLRAGADAYFTKGSFDQDRLLATVRRVAGMEAP
- a CDS encoding EAL domain-containing protein, coding for MNTSPANENDIEILVVEDSATQARQLAQLLANAGYGVRIAVDGRAGLEEARQRPPTLVVTDINMPRMDGFEMCKAIKQDERLRDVPVILLTSLSSLYDVIKGLDCGADNFIRKPFEADYLLGRIRFILANRALRSNERVQLGMKISLGGQTHFITAERQQIFDLLISTYEEAIHMTEQLRTQQERIKHSYQSLEGLYRVAEAINPVLSEQDVAERALDRVLDLPGVTGATIRLIGLDGRPAFAVARDATGAPVAPCECAVTAEPGQPAGVARAMCRGEPSLRVPLSTGVRSRGMMCLTLGERPLADDDRQVLETVGSQIAVAIERAHLYGNMERLVDERTAALESERALLSAVVNLSGALVCVFDGDGNIRLFNPACEQSSGWRADEVLGRPFRDLFRRTDNAPVDFNASPAGAVPVQQSGEWLARDGSVRSVIWSSTMLRRADGSVQYVVTTGMDVTELRRAEEKLRYLSNFDRETGLPNDVLLRDRVRQMQARVIEGKPLLGYMLVRMTRLQVIRASLGLEAEQALLRQAAARLSELGDADLTVARTGERTFALVALRANEAELAALARQVLERMDQIYMYQDEEVHLDPCVGIALFPNDADDYDGLTQDAEAALQRALASKDERYAFYRPELNDGVYERFRFENALRRALERDELTVYYQPQASLKTGRIIGFEALLRWQHPEQGLIPPGRFIGLAEETGLILSIGERVLRKACEQCRAWQQAGLRGVPVSVNLSARQFSERVVDTVGRILAETGLEPELLELELTESASMEDPQKTVDILCKLREIGVRLAIDDFGTGYSNLNYLKRFPVDRLKLDQSFVRDLTSDPDDLAISRAVIAMGHGLRLHVIAEGVETEGQLALLAQSGCDEIQGYLFGRPAPADDCARMLREEKSIALEKLQPQPYQRTLLYVDDEVNLLAAVRRAMRQSGYRVLVASSAREAFEILATTEVGVIVCDQRMRGMSGTEFLARVKQMYPNAVRIVLSGYTDLQSVTDAVNRGAIFKFLTKPWIDEELDEAVREAFAEFESKPGAVST